From Acidimicrobiia bacterium, one genomic window encodes:
- the groL gene encoding chaperonin GroEL (60 kDa chaperone family; promotes refolding of misfolded polypeptides especially under stressful conditions; forms two stacked rings of heptamers to form a barrel-shaped 14mer; ends can be capped by GroES; misfolded proteins enter the barrel where they are refolded when GroES binds), giving the protein MPKQIAYSENARRSLEAGMNKLADAVRVTLGPKGRNVVLEKKWGAPTITNDGVSIAKEVDLEDPYEKIGAELVKEVAKKTDDVAGDGTTTATVLAWAMVREGLRNVAAGANPMTLKKGIETAVSTAVDSIKSASKKVETDPSAIANVAAISAADKEIGAMIAESLEKVGKDGVITVEESQTFGMELDLVEGMRFDKGYISPYFVTDPERMEAVLDDAYLLYVSSKISAVKDILPVLEKVMQSGRPLVIISEDVEGEALATLVVNKIRGTFKSVAIKAPGFGERRKAMLQDMAILTGGQVISEEVGLKLETVGVELLGKARKVVVTKDETTIVEGGGSKSDVSGRINQIRAEIDNTDSDYDREKLQERLAKLAGGVAVIKVGAATEVELKERKHRIEDAVRAAKASVEEGIVAGGGVALLQAGAKAFDKLDLPQDEATGANIVKVALSAPVRQIALNAGLEGDLDDASAG; this is encoded by the coding sequence ATGCCCAAGCAGATCGCCTACAGCGAGAACGCCCGCCGGTCGCTCGAAGCGGGCATGAACAAGCTCGCCGACGCCGTGCGCGTCACGCTCGGCCCGAAGGGTCGGAACGTCGTCCTCGAGAAGAAGTGGGGCGCCCCGACCATCACGAACGACGGTGTGTCGATCGCCAAGGAAGTCGACCTCGAGGACCCGTACGAGAAGATCGGTGCGGAGCTCGTCAAGGAAGTCGCCAAGAAGACCGACGACGTCGCCGGCGACGGCACGACCACCGCGACCGTGCTCGCCTGGGCGATGGTGCGTGAGGGCCTGCGCAACGTCGCGGCCGGCGCCAACCCGATGACGCTGAAGAAGGGCATCGAGACCGCGGTCTCCACGGCCGTCGACTCGATCAAGAGCGCGTCGAAGAAGGTCGAGACCGACCCCTCCGCGATCGCCAACGTCGCCGCCATCTCGGCGGCCGACAAGGAGATCGGCGCGATGATCGCCGAGTCGCTCGAGAAGGTCGGCAAGGACGGCGTCATCACGGTCGAGGAGAGCCAGACCTTCGGCATGGAGCTCGACCTCGTCGAGGGCATGCGCTTCGACAAGGGCTACATCTCCCCGTACTTCGTCACCGACCCCGAGCGCATGGAAGCCGTCCTCGACGACGCCTACCTGCTCTACGTGAGCAGCAAGATCTCGGCGGTCAAGGACATCCTTCCGGTGCTCGAGAAGGTCATGCAGTCGGGTCGCCCGCTGGTGATCATCTCCGAGGACGTCGAGGGCGAGGCGCTCGCCACGCTCGTCGTGAACAAGATCCGCGGCACGTTCAAGTCGGTCGCCATCAAGGCGCCGGGCTTCGGTGAGCGCCGCAAGGCGATGCTCCAGGACATGGCGATCCTCACCGGCGGTCAGGTCATCTCCGAGGAAGTCGGCCTGAAGCTCGAGACCGTCGGCGTCGAGCTGCTCGGCAAGGCCCGCAAGGTCGTCGTCACGAAGGACGAGACGACGATCGTCGAGGGCGGCGGTTCGAAGAGCGACGTCTCGGGTCGCATCAACCAGATCCGCGCCGAGATCGACAACACCGACTCCGACTACGACCGCGAGAAGCTCCAGGAGCGGCTGGCGAAGCTCGCCGGCGGCGTCGCGGTCATCAAGGTCGGGGCGGCCACCGAGGTCGAGCTCAAGGAGCGCAAGCACCGCATCGAGGATGCCGTTCGCGCGGCCAAGGCCTCGGTGGAGGAGGGCATCGTCGCCGGTGGCGGTGTGGCCCTGCTCCAGGCCGGTGCCAAGGCGTTCGACAAGCTCGACCTGCCTCAGGACGAGGCCACGGGCGCCAACATCGTCAAGGTCGCCCTGAGCGCCCCGGTCCGCCAGATCGCTCTCAATGCCGGCCTCGAGGGCGATCTCGACGATGCGAGCGCCGG
- a CDS encoding neocarzinostatin apoprotein domain-containing protein, with product MRGLAVAILAGCVMGAAPAAAVGAATRAAAKTTLTATPDSNLRDGQSVTVTGAGYPANAETDLVQCEQDQGCDFSNLQLQDTDTDGNYTTTFTVRRIITLGSETVDCVAKQDCVLVSLDISDLSTGAQTAITFDPNAPFQKPLRFRVTPDHTGHVVVDKGVVRLTGTVECNRAVTIDADMALTQVYGRSIFQSEVFPEIQCDHGGHWAVVFRPQNGLFDAGSAKVRISAFGFSGTTEYEQFKTTPLTLVPRAS from the coding sequence GTGAGGGGCCTGGCCGTCGCGATCCTGGCCGGATGCGTGATGGGGGCCGCGCCGGCCGCCGCCGTCGGGGCCGCCACTCGCGCGGCCGCCAAGACGACGTTGACGGCCACGCCGGACTCGAACCTTCGCGACGGCCAGTCGGTCACCGTGACCGGTGCCGGCTATCCGGCGAACGCGGAGACCGACCTGGTCCAGTGCGAGCAGGACCAGGGCTGCGACTTCTCGAACCTGCAGTTGCAGGACACCGACACCGACGGCAACTACACGACGACGTTCACCGTCCGCCGGATCATCACGCTCGGCTCGGAGACCGTCGACTGCGTCGCGAAGCAGGACTGCGTCCTCGTCTCGCTCGACATCAGTGACCTCAGCACCGGCGCGCAGACGGCGATCACGTTCGATCCGAACGCGCCCTTCCAGAAGCCGCTCCGCTTCCGCGTGACGCCCGACCACACCGGGCACGTGGTCGTCGACAAGGGCGTGGTGCGCCTGACCGGAACCGTCGAGTGCAACCGGGCGGTCACCATCGACGCCGACATGGCGCTGACGCAGGTCTACGGCCGCAGCATCTTCCAGTCGGAGGTGTTCCCCGAGATCCAATGCGACCACGGCGGCCACTGGGCGGTGGTGTTCCGTCCGCAGAACGGTCTGTTCGACGCGGGATCGGCGAAGGTGCGCATCTCCGCGTTCGGCTTCAGCGGAACGACCGAGTACGAACAGTTCAAGACCACCCCCCTCACCCTCGTGCCCCGCGCCTCGTGA
- a CDS encoding DUF6299 family protein: MRTTRFVPALVTVGLLVAGFASPAAAAAPTITVKPNHKLVDGQTVSVSATGFLPNTDMAIVMCPTSTISPSDCDLNTVVIASTDGNGAYSDVPYNVARTLSDGTDCVTNNGCYIGTQALDATGKTASTLVKFDPSVPPFVLNVRVDHTDKVNAKGVVTLKGTVHCENGSADVGVELDLRQVVDRSIFTSSGFAEVQCTDGSTTPFRATVRPQNGFFGPGAASVFVNAFAGSHSLYHKVGVTLTAS, translated from the coding sequence ATGCGAACGACTCGATTCGTACCCGCACTCGTGACCGTCGGCCTGCTCGTGGCGGGTTTCGCGAGTCCCGCCGCGGCCGCGGCGCCGACGATCACCGTGAAACCGAACCACAAGCTCGTCGACGGGCAGACGGTTTCGGTGTCGGCCACCGGGTTCCTGCCGAACACCGACATGGCGATCGTCATGTGTCCGACGTCGACGATCAGCCCGTCGGACTGCGATCTCAACACGGTCGTGATCGCGTCGACCGACGGGAACGGCGCGTACAGCGACGTCCCGTACAACGTCGCGCGCACGTTGAGCGACGGCACCGACTGCGTCACGAACAACGGTTGCTACATCGGGACCCAGGCACTCGACGCGACCGGCAAGACCGCGAGCACGCTCGTGAAGTTCGACCCGAGCGTCCCGCCGTTCGTGCTGAACGTGCGCGTCGACCACACCGACAAGGTGAACGCGAAGGGCGTCGTGACGCTCAAGGGCACCGTGCACTGCGAGAACGGCAGCGCCGACGTCGGCGTCGAGCTCGACCTGCGACAGGTCGTCGACCGGTCGATCTTCACCTCGAGCGGCTTCGCCGAGGTGCAGTGCACCGACGGCTCGACCACGCCGTTCCGCGCGACCGTCCGACCGCAGAACGGCTTCTTCGGACCCGGCGCCGCGTCGGTGTTCGTGAACGCCTTCGCGGGCAGTCACTCGCTGTACCACAAGGTCGGCGTGACCTTGACGGCAAGCTAG
- a CDS encoding MoaD/ThiS family protein produces the protein MPVTVRIPTQLRSLTGGASEASVDGSTVAEVLKALDAAHPGFGERVFDDSGALRRFVNVFVADEDIRFLQNLDTPIAAGQVVSIVPAVAGG, from the coding sequence ATGCCGGTCACGGTTCGGATCCCCACGCAGCTGCGTTCGCTCACGGGCGGCGCGTCCGAGGCGAGTGTCGACGGCTCGACCGTCGCCGAGGTGCTGAAGGCGCTCGACGCCGCGCACCCCGGCTTCGGCGAGCGCGTCTTCGACGATTCCGGTGCGCTGCGTCGTTTCGTGAACGTGTTCGTTGCCGACGAGGACATCCGCTTCCTGCAGAACCTCGACACGCCGATCGCGGCGGGTCAGGTCGTCAGCATCGTCCCCGCGGTCGCGGGAGGGTAG
- a CDS encoding threonine synthase, producing MPYVQGLRCRECGKEFAVAPIFTCEWCFGPLEVVYDYDEIAKQTSREAIAKGPLSIWRYADLLPVARDAAIDLGAGFTPLVRADRLAEELGLGEVWLKNDTRNPTNSFKDRVTSVALSKALEFGFKTAACASTGNLANAVAAHAAHAGLRSYVFIPSDLEAGKVVTTSVYGGNVVAVRGNYDDVNRLCAELASTYEWAFVNVNMRPFYAEGSKTLAFETAEQLGWQAPDHIVVPVASGSLLTKIHKGFHELYRVGLLDEEPHLRVSGAQAEGCSPVARAFLDGNDTIKPVKPDTIAKSLAIGNPADGYFALDTVRDTGGALAAVTDDEIVEGMRLLARTEGVFGETAAGVTIATLVRLAREGVVRADERVVVYITGHGLKTLDAVSGVVGPTATIAPTLDAFHESFTVEEQ from the coding sequence ATGCCCTACGTACAAGGCCTGAGGTGTCGCGAGTGCGGCAAGGAGTTCGCCGTCGCGCCCATCTTCACGTGCGAGTGGTGCTTCGGCCCGCTCGAAGTCGTCTACGACTACGACGAGATCGCGAAGCAGACGAGCCGCGAGGCGATCGCCAAGGGTCCGCTGTCGATCTGGCGCTACGCAGATCTCCTGCCCGTCGCGCGTGATGCCGCGATCGACCTCGGCGCCGGCTTCACGCCGCTCGTGCGCGCCGATCGCCTCGCCGAAGAGCTCGGGCTCGGCGAGGTGTGGTTGAAGAACGACACGCGCAACCCGACGAACTCGTTCAAGGACCGCGTGACGTCGGTCGCGTTGTCGAAGGCGCTCGAGTTCGGCTTCAAGACCGCGGCGTGCGCATCGACCGGCAACCTCGCGAACGCGGTCGCGGCGCACGCGGCGCACGCGGGACTGCGCAGCTACGTGTTCATCCCGAGCGATCTCGAGGCGGGCAAGGTCGTCACGACGTCGGTGTACGGCGGGAACGTCGTCGCCGTGCGCGGCAACTACGACGACGTGAACCGTCTCTGCGCGGAGCTCGCGAGCACGTACGAGTGGGCGTTCGTGAACGTGAACATGCGGCCGTTCTACGCCGAGGGCAGCAAGACGCTCGCGTTCGAGACGGCGGAGCAGCTCGGTTGGCAGGCGCCCGACCACATCGTCGTGCCGGTCGCGAGCGGCTCGTTGCTGACGAAGATCCACAAGGGTTTCCACGAGCTGTACCGCGTCGGGCTGCTCGACGAGGAGCCGCACCTGCGGGTCTCGGGCGCGCAGGCCGAGGGTTGCTCGCCGGTCGCGCGCGCGTTCCTCGACGGCAACGACACGATCAAGCCGGTGAAGCCGGACACGATCGCGAAGTCGCTCGCGATCGGGAATCCCGCCGACGGCTACTTCGCGCTCGACACCGTGCGCGACACCGGCGGCGCGCTCGCGGCGGTCACCGACGACGAGATCGTCGAGGGGATGCGCCTGCTCGCGCGCACCGAGGGTGTGTTCGGTGAGACCGCGGCGGGCGTGACGATCGCGACGCTCGTGCGCCTCGCACGCGAAGGCGTCGTACGCGCCGACGAGCGGGTCGTCGTCTACATCACCGGGCACGGCCTCAAGACGCTCGACGCGGTGTCCGGTGTCGTCGGTCCGACGGCCACGATCGCGCCGACGCTCGATGCCTTCCACGAGTCCTTCACGGTCGAGGAGCAGTGA
- a CDS encoding glucosyl-3-phosphoglycerate synthase, whose translation MAVRPLDRERAAGSVSVCLPARDEAATIGPIVAAIRRDLVERDGLVDEIVVVDDGSTDETARIAEGEGARVVAEATILPELGEGSGKGNALWKSLYVCEGDIVCWLDADIRNFDSAFVSKLVRPLLDDANVLFTKAYYRRPLNGEPNGGGRVTELVARPIISQCFPALRDIVQPLSGEYAGRREVLELLPFVEGWGVELGLLADLAQRYGAGVITQVDLGVREHRNRPVDELGPQALAILVAALQRVGVGDVAPVATELVRFDDDHRPVRVPVEVRERPPMRTVPAYRARFRRELAV comes from the coding sequence ATGGCGGTGCGACCCCTCGATCGTGAGCGCGCGGCCGGTTCCGTATCGGTCTGTCTGCCCGCGCGCGACGAGGCCGCGACCATCGGTCCGATCGTCGCCGCGATCCGGCGCGATCTCGTCGAGCGCGACGGGCTCGTCGACGAGATCGTGGTCGTCGACGACGGCTCGACCGACGAGACCGCGCGCATCGCCGAGGGCGAGGGCGCGCGCGTGGTCGCGGAAGCGACGATCCTGCCGGAGCTCGGCGAGGGCAGCGGCAAGGGCAACGCGTTGTGGAAGTCGCTGTACGTCTGCGAGGGCGACATCGTCTGCTGGCTCGACGCCGACATCCGCAACTTCGACTCCGCGTTCGTGTCGAAGCTCGTGCGTCCGTTGCTCGACGATGCGAACGTGCTCTTCACGAAGGCGTATTACCGACGGCCCCTGAACGGTGAGCCGAACGGCGGCGGGCGCGTCACCGAGCTCGTCGCGCGCCCGATCATCAGCCAGTGCTTCCCCGCGCTGCGCGACATCGTGCAGCCGCTCTCGGGCGAGTACGCGGGGCGGCGCGAGGTACTCGAGTTGCTTCCGTTCGTCGAGGGCTGGGGCGTCGAGCTCGGCCTGCTCGCCGACCTCGCGCAGCGCTACGGCGCGGGCGTGATCACGCAGGTCGATCTGGGCGTGCGAGAGCACCGCAACCGTCCGGTCGACGAGCTCGGGCCGCAGGCGCTCGCGATCCTCGTCGCCGCGCTGCAGCGCGTCGGCGTCGGTGATGTCGCGCCGGTCGCGACCGAGCTCGTGCGCTTCGACGACGATCACCGTCCGGTGCGCGTGCCCGTCGAGGTGCGCGAGCGCCCGCCGATGCGCACGGTTCCCGCGTACCGCGCGCGTTTCCGCCGCGAGCTGGCGGTCTGA
- a CDS encoding glycerate kinase, which translates to MTTAVVCPDKFRGSLSASEAAAAIVEGLRRGGIEDAVALPLADGGEGTLDALIAAVGGSRRTAEVTGPLGEPVVAEWGMLRGGTAVVEMARASGLALVAGRNDPLRASSRGTGELIGVAAREGARRIIVGVGGSASTDGGLGAIDALGWKLPTIEVTVACDVTTPFLDAARVYGPQKGATPAQIELLTRRLGKLADTYESRKGVDVRALESGGAAGGLAGGLAALGANLEPGFDVVATAAGFGDALEHAAIVVTGEGKLDVTSLVGKVVGGALEWAAEQQIAQRAVIAGHVDDDARSALEAQGVVVLALDERAWEPEESFTRAALLAEEAALDLARTFLAR; encoded by the coding sequence GTGACGACCGCGGTTGTGTGTCCTGACAAGTTCCGCGGGAGCCTCTCGGCGAGCGAGGCCGCGGCCGCGATCGTCGAGGGTCTGCGGCGCGGCGGGATCGAGGATGCGGTCGCGTTGCCCTTGGCCGACGGCGGTGAGGGCACGCTCGACGCGCTGATCGCGGCCGTCGGCGGGTCTCGTCGGACGGCGGAGGTGACCGGACCGCTCGGTGAGCCGGTCGTCGCGGAGTGGGGGATGCTGCGGGGTGGTACCGCGGTCGTCGAGATGGCGCGCGCGAGCGGACTCGCGCTCGTCGCGGGGCGCAACGATCCGTTGCGCGCGTCGAGCCGCGGTACCGGCGAGCTCATCGGCGTCGCGGCGCGCGAGGGTGCGCGGCGCATCATCGTCGGCGTCGGTGGGAGCGCGTCGACCGACGGTGGTCTCGGCGCGATCGACGCGCTCGGCTGGAAGCTGCCGACGATCGAGGTGACGGTCGCGTGCGACGTGACGACGCCGTTCCTCGACGCGGCGCGCGTCTACGGGCCGCAGAAGGGCGCGACGCCCGCGCAGATCGAGCTGCTCACGCGCCGGCTCGGCAAGCTCGCCGACACCTACGAGTCCCGCAAAGGAGTCGACGTGCGCGCGCTCGAGTCGGGAGGCGCGGCCGGCGGACTCGCCGGCGGGCTCGCGGCGCTCGGCGCGAACCTCGAACCGGGCTTCGACGTGGTCGCGACCGCGGCGGGGTTCGGCGACGCGCTCGAGCACGCGGCGATCGTCGTGACCGGCGAAGGCAAGCTCGACGTCACGAGCCTCGTCGGCAAGGTCGTCGGCGGCGCGCTCGAATGGGCGGCCGAGCAGCAGATCGCGCAACGAGCGGTGATCGCGGGTCACGTGGACGACGACGCGCGTTCCGCGCTCGAGGCGCAGGGCGTCGTCGTGCTCGCGCTCGACGAGCGTGCGTGGGAACCGGAGGAGTCGTTCACGCGCGCCGCGCTCCTCGCCGAAGAAGCCGCGCTCGATCTCGCCCGCACCTTTCTCGCGCGGTAG